The sequence GGGAAGACATCGACGACCGCACAGAGTTTCGCGGCTGGTTCCGCCTGGAGGCGGCGGTGTTCATCCAGGAAGAGGTTCGAGATTGCTCGACCGCAGTGGACTGGTGGTTGCTGGCCGACGACAAGCCCGTCGCGCACGGCACGATCACAGCGGGGGGTGACGATCAAGAAGTCACCGGCACGCCGCCGCATGAGGCCCGGTTCATCCTGCTCACCGCACGGCGCACCGACTCCTTGTCCTGTCGCTCCACCTTCCAGTGGGTCTACGCGGGCCTCGACTGACCGCACGGCCTATCGTCGCCGGCGCTCAGCCGGAGCCGTCAGCATGAACGCGGCCCCACCATCTTCAGGCTCTCCAGCCGCGCGCAGCCGCGGTGCGCTCGCATGCCACGTCGAGCACCTCGTCCTTGTACCGCTGGCCCGGCCTGTTCGTTATCAGTCCTGGTCGTCAGGGTAGAAGGCGCGCCCGTCTCTGCCGCCGGAGACCGACCAGACCTCGGTGATGAGGCCGTCTTCGAGCCGCAGCATGTCGATGCCGCTGATGCGCAACCGGCGTCCGGCCTCGTCGGAGAAGCGCGCCAGGTAGGGCCTGACGACCTTCCCGGTGGCCAGGCCGTCGCTGAGGTCGAGGTCGGTGACGGCTTCGCCGTCGGGGGCGAATCGCAGCCCGGAGCGGTCCTGACGGAACCGGCTGATCAGATCGGCGAGCTGGGGACGTCGCCGGATGTGATCGAAGGCCTCGGTGCCCGGAGTCGGCTGGGCATACCGAAGCCGGAACCGCGGCGCCATGATCTGGTCGACCAGAGCCATCTCACCGTTCCACATCTGCGACCACGACTCGAAGATTCGCGCGCCGGCCTCCCGGGCTTCGCTCGCATGGCCTCGCATGAGCATTGCGCACTCCAATCATCTCATTGATACGGTGTCGGTGGCATGAAGCTAATAGTCTCATTGAGACGATGTCAAGGTGAGGAGGTGGAGTCATGTCGGAGCTCACGCCGCCCGGGTACGTGGTGCTCGGGCTGATCGCGCGCCACGGTGCCATGACGCCGTACGAGCTGAAGACCAGGGTGGAGGAGTCGGTCGAGTACTTCTGGCCGATCCCGCACGCGCAGCTGTACCGGATCCCGGCGCGGCTGGCCGAGTTGGACCTGCTGCGCGAGGAGGCGGAGCAGACGGGCCGCCGCCGCCGCGTCTTCCACCTCACCGACGCCGGTCGTGCGGCGCTGCGGCAGTGGTTGGCCGACCCGCAGACCCCCCAGCCGGAGACCCGCGACCCCGGGCAACTCAAACTCTTCTTCGCCGACCTCGGCGACCCCGCCGACGTAGTGGCGCTCGCCCGCCGGCAGGCGGCGCAGCACCGCCACTGGCTCGACCACTACCGCTCGCTTCGCGCCGGACTGGACCCCACCGACGCCGCGCGGCTGTTGTCCCGGGTCCGCATCCTCAAGCTCGCCATCCTCCACGAACAGGCCTACGTGGACTTCTGGGAGTCCCTCGCCTCCGATCCGCATCGCCTCGACCTGGACTGAGCCCGGCCGCCGGGCGCCCACGACCACCATGATCATTTCGAGAAGTGTGCGGGCTCGAGCTCCGTGCGGAGAACGCACGGGTCGATCGTCGCGCCGTTAGGGGGCCCGCCTGGGATGAAAGTTCGGGTCGCACCGCAGCCGCGCCCCACCAGAAGTCACGCTGACTGCCCGGCAACGCTGCAGGTCACCGTGCCCGGCCGAGTTTTCGGCTCCCCGATGGCCGAAAACGGCTGACGAAGATATCGACTACGGCATGGAGTCGCTATATATAGTGCAAGTGTTTAGTCTCTGCGCGACCGGAAGTCTCGGTTCGCGCGGCACTGTCACCGGCCGGCCGCCCGACTCCGAGGAGGAAGCGCGTGCGTTCAAGATCCGGTGTTCGACGACTGCTGGCCATGATGGCCATCCTCATCCTCGCCACCGCTGGCGCCGTCGCGGATCCGTCCGGCCACCCGAGCGCCACGGCGAGCGTGATCCGCGTCGGGTCGAGCGTCGTCGGAAGCGACGGCGTCCGGCACTCGGTGACCAATCATCTCGTCAAGCAGACCCAGACTCGCGCGTATCGCCACACGCGGCGGGAGTACGTTCTCGCCTGGGCCGGAGCCGCCGATCCGGGTACGGAGGGATCCCCCAATCCGGACTTTCTGGCGGTCATCGACGCCACTGCCGGCACCCCCGACTACGGAAAAGTGGTCAACACCGTAACGATCGACGGTTCGACCGGCAACGAGCCTCACCACATGCAGTACATGTGGCACAAGGGGCAGAAGATCTACGCAGGCGGCATCCTGTCGGACACGGTCTTCGTGTTCGACGCGGCGCGGCTGCCGCAGATCGGGTTGAGCGGCGTGGTTCAAGCCTCCGATACTCCGTGTGGATCCGCGCCCGACGCCTTCCAGGTCCTCTCCGACGGAACCGCGTACATGAGCGCCGTGGGCGGCCCGGACGTGACCGGACCGTGCCGCTATTCCGGGGGGCAGATCCGCGAAGGCAACGGGTTCGCGGGTTCGCCGGGAGAGATAGTCCGCATCGGCCCGAACGGCAAGGTCCTCAGCGAGGCACCCGCCGCGACCAAGGAGGGCGAAGATCCGAAGCTGTGCCCCAACGTCCCGGCGCTCCCTCAGCCGAGTTGCGCCAATCCGCACGGCCTCCAGGTGCGCGAAGATCTCAACCGGCTGATCACCAGCGATTTCGTCGAACTTCGGACTCCGATCGTGGACAACCCGAATCTGGCACGCGACACCGTGCGGATCTTCGACATCTCTGATCGCAACGCGCCTCGCCTGCTGTCGGTGTCACGCCTGCCGGCCGGCCCTCGAAACGACGCCGACCTCAACACCGCTGAACCGCGCGGGGCGATGGAGACGGGAGTGACGCACCAGCCCCGGCACCGGGGCGCCTTCGTCGCCACCAGCGGCGGTGGCGTGATCTACTACACCCCCGACATCACGGCGAAGAAGCCGCGGTGGCGGGAGGTCTTCGACGACGCCACGGCGTTCAAGTCGCTGTTCCCGAAAGACACGCCGACCTCCGACGGGGACGCCGGGAGTTGGGTGCAGGTCAGCCCGGACGATCGATTTCTCTTCCACGTCGTGGTCTCGGGCGGTTACACGTCCCCCGGAGAACGTGAGACCGGCATGCTGTACGTCCTCGATTTGCGACGACTCCTCGCCGCGGGAAACCGCACACGGTGCTCGATAGATTCTTCTGCGGAAGTCACTGCCGGAGGTGCCGAGCCCGACTGCCCGTCCCTGATCGGTGCCGTTCCGATTCGCGATGTCACCTCAGGTGGTGCGCACTGGGGCTCATTGGACAACTTCGCGCTCGGCCGTGATGGCTTCTACCACGAGACGGCACAGATTCGCCGGGTGGTGACGTCGAACTACTTCGTCGCGTTCACCGGCGTCGATGGGAACCATCGGATTTGCGTCAGTCAGGTGAGCCCCAGCGGAAAGCCGTCGCTCGACACGGGCTTCGTGGACGAGAACACCCATGCCCCCTGTGTCGAATTCAACCGCGACAAGTGGCCGCACGGCGACCACGGGCCGGCCAGGCCGCACGGCGTGGTGTTCGCTGTCGCCGACGCCGATCTGCGCTGAACGTTCACACTCCCAGAGCCGGCGGCGAGGAGCCACAGCCCGAGACATCCGAGATGACCACACCGGATGATCTCGGGCCGAATGGCGGCCGGGCGGCTCAGGAGCTTGGTCGCTCGTGTGCCGTCTAAAGTCGCGACGGCGGGCGAGCGGGAAGGGTGATCTCGCGCATCCCGGCGCCGCTGGGCGCCCAGCGGCGCCGGGATGCGCGCTCGCAGTCGGTGAGGGAGGTTGCCCATATCCAAGTCGAGCAACTTAAGTAATCTGTAGCAGCGCATCTGTTAGGGGAAGTGGGGAATGGCGCTCGTCACGGTTCTCCTGACCGCTCCCGGCTGGGACGGGAGCCACACTCACCACGCTCCGGCGACGCCGCCCGTCACGGTCCTGGCCGCTCTCCGTCACCTTGCGGTCGCTGCGATCGCGGTGGTCGCGGGGAGCGCCCTGCTGCGGCCGCTCGCTGGTGCACCCACCCCGGGTTGCCGGAATCTGACCCGCATGGCGGCGACGGTGGCCGCCGTCTCCCCGGTGATGGCGATCGGAATCGGAGGCGCCCTGCCGCCGCCGCTCGCGGGGATGGCGGTGCTGACGCTCGCACTGCCGCCGTTGCTCTCGCGCGCGGCCGCGAGTGCTGCCGCAGGCGCCTTGTCCACTGCGGCCCTGGCGACTTACCTGGCCACCACCCTGTCAACCGGAAGCGCCTCGGGTGTCCGCAGCGTCGTCGACGCCGCTGCGGTACTCCTCCAGGGGGTGGCCGCGGTCGTGTGGACAGGTTCGGCGGGTCACCTGGCGACGGCGCGGGCCGAGGACCGAGACCGGACCACACGGCGGCTGCTGCCGGCGATCCTGGCGTCCACAGCGGCGCTGACTGCGGCCACGCTAGCGCGACTGACGAACGACGGCCCGCCACCGTCCAGTGCCGCCTGGGCGGCCATCCTCGCCGCCGATGCGATCCTTGCCGGGGGCGGTGCCACAGCCGCGACGGTGGTCTGGCTCAGGCGCTCCGATCGCCCGATGACGCGGGCGCGGGGCCGTTCGGCGAGCAGGTGGGTGGGCCTCGCCGTCACGGGCTTCGCCGGAGCGGCGCTTGTGGCCATGCCGCCGCCGGCCGTACCGCCCGCGCCGGGAGTTCCGTTCATGGACGATATCGCCGCCGGCGGGCGGCTGATACCGGTTCTCGTCGCGCCTGCCCGGCCTGGCTGGAACCTCGTCCATGTCGGTGCCGACCGCGCGTACGTGGGGTCCGAGCGCGGCCGGCTCACTGCCGCGGCCGCCCGGCCCGGCACTGGAAACATCTGGGCACAGGTATGGCTTCCCGCTGGACGCAGCCGGCTGTGGGTCAAGGTCATGGGCACCATGAACGCCGTGCAGGTCGACACCGGCCCCCGTGACGGTCGTACTCCCGATCTTCGTGGATCGGATGGGCCGGAGTGCGCCAGCGTTGCCCTGGGCCGGATCCTCGCGGGGGCGACGGGTCCGCTCCGTTCCTGCCCGGCCGACCGGCTCACGGCCGCCGACGCCGCCGCGCTGAGGGCCACGGTCCGGTTCGTGGCCGCCCGCGGTGCACGCACGCTGGGCCTCGTCGCGGACTCCTCACCCCGCAGCCGGCAGGCGGCCACGATCGTACGAGCCGCGGCGCGGCACGAGCACATCACCGTCGCCGCCCCGGGCCGGGCGCGGATTCCACTGATGGTCGTGGCAGGCTGGGGGACCGCCTACGGCGTGGTGCGTGACGTCGGCACGGGGTCCACGACCTCGCAGGGCACCTACCTCGCGCCCTGGCTGCTCAACACATCGCTGCTCGTACCGCCGGCCGGCCAGTTACTACCGCTGCGGTTCCCCACCGGTGATCCGGCAGCGGTGAAGTACATAGCCGAGTTGAGCCGCCGTTTCCCTGGCGAGCCGGCATCCGCGGCGGGATACACCGCCTGGCTGAAGACCGCCCGCGAGGGGCCGATACGGCTCTACGCGGCCTCGCCGCTCCTCGTACCCGGCATCCCGGACCATCATCACCCCACCGGCGCGTGGCTGCCGCAGGGCAGCATCACGGCGATCACGAGCCCGCTCGCGGAGTGAGCCGGCCAATCTCGGAGGCCGGACGCCTCAGGCGCCAGGCGGTTCGGCGTCGGCTTCTCGACGCCGGGCACCGGCGTCAACGCCACCAAGGAAATCTCCTCCCGTCCCGGTACAGGCCGCGAGGCGTGTCGTCCGGCCGTTCGCTGTGGACGTACCTGCGTAGGGTGTGACCACACCCTTGCAGCGAGAGGTACCGGCCCCATGAGGCTCGAACTCACCACCTACGAGGTCCTGCACGGTTGGGGCGTCGTCAACAGCAGTGCCGATTGGCATGCTCAGCGCAACGGCAGGCCCTCCGCGGCCGAACAGGCAGTCGGAGACCTCCTCTTCACCGCCTACGAGTGCCAGACCAACACCACGACCACGGTTGAGTTCACCGACGACGAGCGTGCGAGCCTCGCTGAGCTGATCAGCGAACACATCGCAACGTGGGGGAAGCGCGGCCAGGAGAACGCCGCAACACCTCACCTGCGCTCACTGGTCGTGAAACTGGGCGGCTGACGTGCCTGCACCGGGCTGCCCACAACGAAGGTCTCTCCTTGCCGACGATGCCCTTCGGGCCGAGACCGGCCGTGCGCGCCGTGAGGTCGACGGCGGCGAGGACCGCAG is a genomic window of Actinomadura citrea containing:
- a CDS encoding ester cyclase; protein product: MALVDQIMAPRFRLRYAQPTPGTEAFDHIRRRPQLADLISRFRQDRSGLRFAPDGEAVTDLDLSDGLATGKVVRPYLARFSDEAGRRLRISGIDMLRLEDGLITEVWSVSGGRDGRAFYPDDQD
- a CDS encoding PadR family transcriptional regulator encodes the protein MSELTPPGYVVLGLIARHGAMTPYELKTRVEESVEYFWPIPHAQLYRIPARLAELDLLREEAEQTGRRRRVFHLTDAGRAALRQWLADPQTPQPETRDPGQLKLFFADLGDPADVVALARRQAAQHRHWLDHYRSLRAGLDPTDAARLLSRVRILKLAILHEQAYVDFWESLASDPHRLDLD
- a CDS encoding selenium-binding family protein, encoding MRSRSGVRRLLAMMAILILATAGAVADPSGHPSATASVIRVGSSVVGSDGVRHSVTNHLVKQTQTRAYRHTRREYVLAWAGAADPGTEGSPNPDFLAVIDATAGTPDYGKVVNTVTIDGSTGNEPHHMQYMWHKGQKIYAGGILSDTVFVFDAARLPQIGLSGVVQASDTPCGSAPDAFQVLSDGTAYMSAVGGPDVTGPCRYSGGQIREGNGFAGSPGEIVRIGPNGKVLSEAPAATKEGEDPKLCPNVPALPQPSCANPHGLQVREDLNRLITSDFVELRTPIVDNPNLARDTVRIFDISDRNAPRLLSVSRLPAGPRNDADLNTAEPRGAMETGVTHQPRHRGAFVATSGGGVIYYTPDITAKKPRWREVFDDATAFKSLFPKDTPTSDGDAGSWVQVSPDDRFLFHVVVSGGYTSPGERETGMLYVLDLRRLLAAGNRTRCSIDSSAEVTAGGAEPDCPSLIGAVPIRDVTSGGAHWGSLDNFALGRDGFYHETAQIRRVVTSNYFVAFTGVDGNHRICVSQVSPSGKPSLDTGFVDENTHAPCVEFNRDKWPHGDHGPARPHGVVFAVADADLR